In the genome of Halococcus hamelinensis 100A6, the window GACCATCGTCTTCTATCATAAGACTTGCAAGCTCACCCGTAGAGTGTGCCAGGCCATCGATTTTTGGCTTTGCGACGTTGTAGAGTTCGATCTGTCGCTTCGCGTAGGTACCGTACTCGAGAAATCGAATACCGATCCCGTAAGAGGTCCCGTCTTTGACGACGTACCCTTCTTGGACCAGCGTGCTGAGATAGTTGTGTAGCGTGCTTTCGGGAATATCCAAGTGATCAGCCAACTCGGAGGCCGTCCCACCATCCATCTCCTTGAGCGCCCGAATGACGCTGAAGAGAGTCCCCACTGATCGTATCGCGTACTGCGTTCGGTCTCCCACGTTCGGTTGTCTCCCCGAACCATAATGAATAATTCGGCGTTTTCCGGCATCGCTCAAATACGATGAGATGGTTTCGTTCGAATCGCTTGCTACCCAGTGCTACTGATTAGGATATCGATATTTCAGTCGCGTTGGTCCTGCCGATGCTACCGGGCCTCGACTGCCTGAGCCGAATCTCGTGCTCTGCTCCTCGTAGGAGCAGTTGTGTCGCTACTCACGAATCGATTCTTATCGGGAGTCTTCTCGCCACCTATCGGTTATAAGTTATTACATACTCGACTGGAGATGATTGCATCGAGTTCGGGGTACGTTGCACCTCTGAGTTCGACGAAGTCATCGGACGAACGACTCCCGAGCAATCACTCGAATCGCCGTCAACGTTCATCGGACGGATTAGACCACCAAAACGACTCGGAAGGTAGATCCGTTCCATTAGGGTGGCTGTTGTGAGTTCCGTCCGACAGTATCCCTTGATAGTCGCCTGAGCTGTTCGCCGAAGTATCTGTTGAGTTGATACGACTGGTATAGAGCTTCTTTTGGACGAGAATGCGCATTTCGGCTACCCTCTGCTAAGCGAGCTAGCCTTGTTTGTGAGTACAATCATGGCTCGCTGCGTCGCCGACTTTCCTCTGACTCCCCTCAGTACTTGGTCGACCTCTTTCGTAGTGACAGTCGCCAAATTGAGTGCAATGCTGTAAGCGAAAATCAGTAAAGATATTTTGCTGAATATGGTCGTTGAAGGGCTATCGATCGACAGGCGCTTCTAGTTTCTATCCTGATAATGAGCTTGCTGTCGAAGTCAACAACCCCATCAACCGTTCCGGTGATCGTGAGACTAGATTCCAGTGTCGACCTGATCGTGAGAGGGCCGCTTTTGTCGAAGACCCGCACCGACTCCTTCCATGCGGGTTCGGTTCGGCACTTCTCGGGATGGTGGGCACTCATCGAGTTGGTCTCGCAGGTATCCGGACGTGACCGGAGGTCTCCAGAGGGATCTACAGTATAGAAGAAGACGATGATTAACTATTGCGCCTCGAAACATTCCATACGCCGCCAAGATTCCCGTAGTAGTACGGCAGTGAGTTTCTCAGTCGTCCGCTGTCGATACGGTGTCGAGCGATTCGCCGTCTTTGGTCGCTATCCCACGCCCGGTTACCGCCATCACGAAGAGAATGAGCGGCGAGAGATAGCCGAAGAAGTAGTACGGTGCGTACTGGAGCGTTGCCACACCGAGTACGCTCGCCATGTACACACCACCGGCGTGCCACGGTATCAGCGCGCCAGTCGGCGTGCCAGCGGATTCGATGGCCTGTGAGAGTGCCGAACTGTCGAGTCCGTACTCGTCGTAGAGATTTCGGAGACTCATGCCGGGTACGGCGATGCTCATGTACTGTTGCGCCGAGAAGAGATTCACGACGATAGCCGAGATACCGGTGGCGGCGACGAGACTGCTTGCGCCCCGGATCGACCGTTCGAGCGAGCGCGCGAGCACCGCGAGGATGCCGGTTCGCTCCAGAAGTCCGCCGAGCGAGAGTGCAGCGACCACGACAGCGATCGTCCACGCGGAGCCGGTAAGTCCCCCGCTCGCAAGCAACGAGTTCACCGCTTCACTCCCCGTCTCGGGGTTCGTACCGTTCAGAAATACCTCCCATGCAGTAGTGAACGACGGGTCTTGAAGGAAGATTGTCGTTCCCACCCCCGCAAAGACACCGGCGATAAGCGACGAGAGAGCCGGATAGCCGTACACCGCGAACCCGAACGTCACGAACAGCGGGAAGAACACGAGTACCGAGATATCGTACGTACTGGCGAGCGTACTCCGAATTTCACTGACCCGCCCAACTGGAATAGTTCCGATCGTCTGTAGTCCGAGGTAGGCGAAGACGACGACCGAGACCCCGAGGGCGAGGGCTGTCCCGAGACGCATCGCTCGGATATGGTCGTAGAGGTCGGTGTTCGTCACACCCGCTGCGAGGTTCGTCGTATCCGATAGCGGCGACTGCTTGTCCCCTGCGTACGCACCCGAGAGGATAGCCCCCGCAGTCATCGGCGCTGGAATCCCGAGTCCGGAACCGATGCCGACGAACGCGATACCGAGCGTGCCTGCAGTCGTCCACGAGGACCCGATAGAGAACGCGACGATAGCCGAAAGGAGGACTGTCGTTGGGAGGAAGACGGTCGGCGTGAGGACTGAAAGCCCGTAGTACATCATCCCCGGAATCGTCCCTGCACTCACCCAGGTGGCGATGAGCGCATAGATAACGAAGATGATCAGGATGGCCTGTAACCCCATCTTGAGACTGCTCTCGACACCATCGTAGAGACCTTCGAACGAGATATCCATCCAGTACCGACCGACCAACCCAGTCAGAACGATGCTCCAGAGCAGTGGTCCGTGTGGTGCGAGTCCCAGTACACCGGAGCCGATGCCGAGGAAGACGACGACACCGACCAGTGGAACGAGTGCCTGTAGGATCGACGGCTGCTGTCCGCCGAAACGGGACTCATCAGTCAGGAAGTCTGCGTCGAACGAACCCATCTACCTCAACACAATTACTGGCGGGTATTAAGCGGCACGATAATATTCCCATAGGGAATCATGCTCGATCACCACAGATCCGTTCGCTTCCCTAGCTCGACTGAGTGAGAGGCGAGCCAAACGACGTATCGACCTGCGTCGTTTCCGGTATCGAGTACGTGGCCCTAGTCTGGATACTTCGAATTCGACCTTCGATCGGGGCTACTCGTTCACTCCAATCGAAACGTTGCTGGGGACGAGGCAGTTCCATGCTGAATATGGGCGAAGACGAGACTCCCGCGGATCTCGAGAACCGGTTCCCGGACAGATCCCCTCATCAGCATACTAACGTGTATGGCGCGCTATGAAGGCTCGAATTCGTGGCATCTACGCCACTGCACTGACTCGCCTCTTCCGCGAGGCCGACCACGCGGTCGTACAGGCGTCCCCCACTATTCGGGAGCGCTTCGACGGTGCGTTCGCCGTCGAGGAACCCGACGTCGCGATCGAGACGACCGATGATCGACAGGGCATCGGCGTCCACGGCGACTCCACGGCGGTGAACACTGCAGCGACCTCTCTCGCCAGCCTCGAAACGGATACGTTCAGCTGGTCCGCGAATATGCCGCGTGAGGCAGTGTTCACGGGGAAGGTCACGGAGACGGTCAGGGGCGGTGCTGTTGTGGACTGTGGCAGTGGTTCGGGATTCCTTCCCGATTCGAATACGGAGCACCAAATCGAGGAAGGTGACCGACTCAGGGTACAGGTTGTCGACCCTGTGCCGCCGTGGAGCGACGACCGGCCAGTGCTCGATACGCACCTCGAAGTGGGTGGCAGCTTAGTCCAGCTTGTGCGCGATGGGTCCGTAGATACGTCCGCACAGCCGGGTATGGCTGCGAATCTAACTGGTCTCCTCCCGAACGACCCACCGGATGGCTGGCAGGCACGCTGGATGGACGCGAGCGACGACGCGGAGTTCGCCGCGCTCTCGGACGCACTCGCGTCCGCGAGCGACCGGGCTACAGCTATCGATGCGGCGCTCTCCGACGCACCCGAGAATCAGGACGAACCCGGTGTCGTCTGGGACGAGAGTGCGACGACGTGGATCTGGTTCGGCCGTGCATCGCGCTTCGCGCTCGACGACGCTCGCCGGGCAGTCTGCTCGACGATGGCTGGCCACCACCGTATCAAAGCCGGGAGTACGGATGCAAGCGCTGCTGTCGAGCTTGTGGAGGCGGTATGCGATTTGAATGACAGTGCGGAATCCGAGTTCCCGTTCGCAACGATCGCTCGGCAGTTCGGGCCACACGAGGACGATGAGATCCGGATCGTCCACGGCAAGCCGGACGGCCGTCGAATCACGTTGGGTGACGGCATCGTAACCGACCGCGACGAATCGAGTGTTACTATTCGACGGGAGATGACGCCCGGGGGAACCTACGACGCGTTGGGAACCGAACGCCGTGCTGGCGATACTGCGACGACGAAGTTCACCGAGGGGAAGTGGTGGTATCCAACCGTCTATCGGGATGCGAACGGAGAGCGTCGGGGGACGTACGTCAACATCTGTACGCCGGTCGAGGTCTTCCCTACTGCTGCTCGCTATATCGACCTCCACGTCGACGTCGTGAAGCACGCCGACGGCCGGATCGAGCGAGTGGACGACGCCGAGCTCGACAGTGCTGCTTCGGAGGGTCACGTTTCCGAGCCGCTCGCTGAGACGGCTCGCGAGGTTGCGAGCACCATCGAGAACGCGCTCTGACTCCCGATCGTAAGCTATCGAAGGGGCCCTACTCGTACGAGGGCTCTTTCGTCTCCCCCGGTTGGACGGTCGCCCAGACCTCGCCGTTCTGATAGACTTTCAGCGTTGCCGACCCCTCGTTTTCGATGCTGTAGAGTGCACCATCCGTCGAGTACGTATCGACGCCACCCGCGCCGACGAACCCGTACGCCCCTGACACCATGCCCGTGTAATCGGGGTTCTCGGCCGTGGTTCCCGGGTTCGCCTCGCTTTCGTAGTAGAACGGCATCGTGCCGGCTTCCCCGGCCATGAGCGTGTAATTCGAGGCCCCATCACCGACTGCCTCGACCGTGATGAAGTTCTCACCGCTCGACGGGGCGTCGGGGTCGACTCGTTCGCCATCCGTTCCTTGACCCGGTTCGACCGTCTCG includes:
- the arcD gene encoding arginine/ornithine antiporter ArcD, which encodes MGSFDADFLTDESRFGGQQPSILQALVPLVGVVVFLGIGSGVLGLAPHGPLLWSIVLTGLVGRYWMDISFEGLYDGVESSLKMGLQAILIIFVIYALIATWVSAGTIPGMMYYGLSVLTPTVFLPTTVLLSAIVAFSIGSSWTTAGTLGIAFVGIGSGLGIPAPMTAGAILSGAYAGDKQSPLSDTTNLAAGVTNTDLYDHIRAMRLGTALALGVSVVVFAYLGLQTIGTIPVGRVSEIRSTLASTYDISVLVFFPLFVTFGFAVYGYPALSSLIAGVFAGVGTTIFLQDPSFTTAWEVFLNGTNPETGSEAVNSLLASGGLTGSAWTIAVVVAALSLGGLLERTGILAVLARSLERSIRGASSLVAATGISAIVVNLFSAQQYMSIAVPGMSLRNLYDEYGLDSSALSQAIESAGTPTGALIPWHAGGVYMASVLGVATLQYAPYYFFGYLSPLILFVMAVTGRGIATKDGESLDTVSTADD
- a CDS encoding DUF402 domain-containing protein, translating into MKARIRGIYATALTRLFREADHAVVQASPTIRERFDGAFAVEEPDVAIETTDDRQGIGVHGDSTAVNTAATSLASLETDTFSWSANMPREAVFTGKVTETVRGGAVVDCGSGSGFLPDSNTEHQIEEGDRLRVQVVDPVPPWSDDRPVLDTHLEVGGSLVQLVRDGSVDTSAQPGMAANLTGLLPNDPPDGWQARWMDASDDAEFAALSDALASASDRATAIDAALSDAPENQDEPGVVWDESATTWIWFGRASRFALDDARRAVCSTMAGHHRIKAGSTDASAAVELVEAVCDLNDSAESEFPFATIARQFGPHEDDEIRIVHGKPDGRRITLGDGIVTDRDESSVTIRREMTPGGTYDALGTERRAGDTATTKFTEGKWWYPTVYRDANGERRGTYVNICTPVEVFPTAARYIDLHVDVVKHADGRIERVDDAELDSAASEGHVSEPLAETAREVASTIENAL